The Mesomycoplasma flocculare ATCC 27399 genome includes a window with the following:
- a CDS encoding PTS sugar transporter subunit IIA, with translation MKVFEKNFIFLQEHLKTKNEVFNFIVKQAKLLKIVANKNQIIEDLQNRETQIFKTKKIMLIQKSLWNYIMHSQYYISI, from the coding sequence ATGAAAGTTTTTGAAAAAAATTTTATTTTTTTGCAAGAACATTTAAAAACAAAAAACGAAGTGTTTAATTTTATTGTAAAACAGGCAAAATTGCTAAAAATTGTAGCCAATAAAAATCAAATTATTGAAGATTTACAAAACCGTGAAACACAAATATTTAAAACAAAGAAAATTATGCTAATACAAAAAAGTTTGTGAAATTACATCATGCACAGTCAGTATTACATATCTATCTAG
- a CDS encoding P97 family adhesin, whose amino-acid sequence MKNKKSSIIIGSAAAILIGSTVFGTVAGLASKVKYRGVNPTQGVISQLGLIDSVAFKPSVASFTSDYQSVKNALLNGKTFNGTSSAFADFASKFDFLTNNGRTVLNIPKKYQVVIKDFVAEDDKKRFRLSFYLKETLPDGNIAQSASKFIYLLPVDAPKAALAQFSYIVDNNLANLVQYPLTNFSSASVKPLALTRASDFAKKLNEFKTEEELISYLNQFFDIEALKANIRLQARDFSFAKGNLTEPFIYSFVRNPQNEKEYASQINTGLKTVRLYVKTEFRQQAKSALKDYKNKDESFITSIDLKTRDNKTLFADENDLRTQLDVNLLDISDYYSVGNNSQLQKLPESLDSLKARDEARRFSADKTLAKYSLYSYDALSFYSQMQELLTKPELIKELINASLVRGLTFSFGKYDLLFDDLSQHLDYDFLMTAAKIKQNSVSKKLFIEIPVKIVLKSSIFGDSGAQVKPVLEKVVSFKLDNFRDVTIEKAFGVLYPEVYEELKKAKEDQAKALAAGKKPNSQQAQDLQNQEDEEEEEIDFANPQNSPIQYQAVEQNLQSSPLGQSAKNPYKIAANQDKYLLAKSEIDELIKEKNYAKLAMLISDPLTYNVQLRLKDQLFNNNIQIPSEQDIAKANFVLDDTDTNLYSQIYSSFSAVFPNKQSLYGYYRYLLSLNPKDTISQLVKLGQKIGLEFTNWENLPNDFNLDDLKNVKIKTPFSKNTAKASAGQSQFKLRLLDFNNYGTETNSSSESFPIFLPARIQVPSSGIIQWNDEPQSSSNWINELVSQLKGKNLSNREQLQNLPMLVAQKIFPNSNKGTGAAQFQQIILKELQRNINQKDTIKFSLGKRESFFNDKAFAAIDNLQDLLFAFYSSAALANNWNNYQQSGAKPAIVFEKSEAPLLPEKKEDKLNDNVYALKFHYAIGFDDNAGKFNPDVIKSSSRTIYLQVSGASLEQVRVKRELNEALANAPLGLQSFSLDPEKFGVFQNLANSLVEKTKTAVIKQDEEKPKDDTTIWVHDPIRKPEMPQIESAPEQDWFEGKLTNSLIPNENQNSEKPKPQNVNVSTFGSGLVSPFFATEFQEEKALGGKTTDTQASQSESVDKEAKILKQKLAILLGSEFIQYYQQTDANVEFEIVSVSRINETSFKVEFKLAKNINENNTTNKVLSDESITLLISTTIEEAPEFAAEPKVFNTTWDKVYNPANPLAATTKFSLEFKEKIPLDANGHVKSEWLAKIPLVIHQQVLNLTPLVQTTKEVELQQGKVLTNVIRKEKERQAIEVATKYAILNPLTRIHRLSLNNQANPETNIKIKNINVVNGTKLEFDLWTNNLKRLINAPITFGNYNPFLIWNSNKALYEKVKEQFVKGINPQVQSADFNISLISIKENGKKQNEKYLMIKPKYIVERAVGVPWTTGYDNYSGKQNEISTTKPSKQSNNGKDFIDALALRNTEYANKWGLSVKIFDPANELASIKDSTARKGEEKLLASYDLYKSYEANEKQKIAKGWTNIHPDQQPLQGNKQELPDNYLNLILNQPWRVTLYNSSDFVTNLFRKPDSRSKLKNVIARQINNNYASWGTAYLTFWYPKEVIAAQPNIISANIDQVLIKDYKEISENKKLIAPNITRWWPNIQNSKELFLLPTFNKSKQTPTSSSSNNTPQWTKIKQGFTLQALKSRFNRKSRTFVLTTNAPIPLTKYDVYLKKGDWRLVFQNDENQLAMLRVDQQQQNDKNDKNKWIKFKVTIPREMFTSNIRFVGVLQVTSQQMLWLPVINSSVIYDFYAGTGDSSDPKNISTFDKVKTIALTNNAFDNVFKEFNISKKVVE is encoded by the coding sequence ATGAAAAACAAAAAATCATCAATAATAATCGGTTCTGCAGCGGCAATTCTTATTGGTTCAACCGTTTTTGGCACAGTTGCTGGGCTTGCATCTAAAGTTAAATATCGTGGCGTTAATCCAACACAAGGGGTAATATCTCAATTAGGCTTGATTGATTCAGTTGCGTTTAAACCTTCAGTTGCTAGTTTTACAAGTGATTATCAAAGTGTTAAAAACGCACTTTTAAATGGTAAAACTTTCAACGGTACAAGCTCTGCTTTTGCCGATTTTGCATCCAAATTCGATTTTCTGACAAATAATGGTAGAACTGTTTTAAATATTCCAAAAAAATATCAAGTGGTAATTAAGGATTTTGTTGCAGAAGATGATAAAAAAAGATTTCGCCTTTCTTTTTACCTAAAAGAAACGCTTCCTGATGGGAATATCGCCCAATCGGCTTCTAAATTTATTTATCTTTTACCAGTCGATGCCCCAAAAGCTGCGCTGGCGCAATTTTCTTATATCGTTGATAATAATTTGGCTAATTTGGTCCAATACCCACTTACAAATTTTTCTTCGGCTTCAGTAAAACCGCTTGCCCTTACCCGCGCAAGTGATTTTGCTAAAAAACTTAATGAATTTAAAACAGAAGAAGAGCTCATATCTTATCTTAACCAGTTTTTCGATATTGAGGCGCTAAAAGCAAATATTCGTTTGCAAGCAAGAGATTTTAGTTTTGCCAAAGGAAATTTAACTGAACCTTTTATTTATTCTTTTGTTCGAAACCCTCAAAATGAAAAAGAATATGCAAGCCAAATAAATACTGGGCTTAAAACTGTAAGACTTTATGTAAAAACTGAGTTTAGACAACAAGCCAAATCTGCTTTAAAAGACTACAAAAATAAAGATGAAAGCTTTATTACAAGTATCGATCTTAAAACTCGTGATAATAAAACACTGTTTGCAGATGAAAATGATCTAAGAACCCAATTAGATGTTAATTTATTGGATATTTCCGATTATTATAGCGTTGGTAATAATAGTCAACTTCAAAAACTACCTGAATCACTTGATAGTTTAAAAGCACGGGATGAAGCTCGTCGGTTTAGCGCCGATAAAACTTTAGCTAAATATTCTTTATATTCTTATGATGCTCTTAGTTTTTATTCACAAATGCAGGAGTTGCTAACAAAGCCAGAGCTGATTAAGGAATTAATTAATGCTTCTTTAGTTCGCGGGTTAACTTTTTCTTTTGGAAAATATGATTTATTATTTGACGATCTAAGTCAACATTTAGATTATGATTTTTTAATGACAGCAGCCAAAATCAAGCAAAATTCAGTTTCGAAAAAACTATTTATCGAAATCCCAGTAAAAATCGTGCTAAAATCATCAATATTCGGCGATTCAGGAGCTCAAGTAAAGCCGGTTTTGGAAAAGGTTGTTTCTTTTAAATTAGACAATTTCCGCGATGTTACAATTGAAAAAGCTTTTGGGGTTTTATACCCGGAAGTTTACGAAGAGCTTAAAAAAGCCAAAGAAGATCAAGCAAAAGCGCTAGCAGCAGGAAAAAAACCGAATAGCCAACAAGCGCAAGATTTACAAAACCAAGAAGACGAAGAAGAAGAGGAAATTGACTTTGCAAATCCCCAAAATTCACCAATTCAATACCAAGCAGTAGAACAAAATTTACAAAGTTCGCCTTTAGGCCAAAGTGCTAAAAACCCTTATAAAATTGCTGCTAACCAAGATAAATATCTCCTTGCAAAATCAGAAATTGATGAGCTTATTAAAGAAAAAAATTATGCAAAATTAGCAATGCTAATTTCAGATCCTTTAACTTATAATGTGCAATTAAGGCTAAAAGATCAATTATTTAATAATAATATTCAAATTCCAAGTGAGCAAGATATTGCCAAGGCAAATTTTGTCCTTGATGATACTGATACAAATCTTTATTCGCAAATTTATTCTTCTTTTTCCGCCGTATTTCCAAATAAACAATCGCTTTATGGGTATTATCGTTATTTATTATCACTTAATCCTAAAGACACAATTTCGCAGCTAGTAAAATTAGGGCAGAAAATTGGGCTAGAATTTACAAATTGGGAAAATTTACCTAACGATTTTAATCTAGATGATCTTAAAAATGTTAAAATCAAAACACCTTTTAGTAAAAATACTGCTAAGGCTTCAGCCGGGCAGAGTCAATTTAAATTAAGACTTTTAGATTTTAACAATTATGGAACTGAGACAAACTCCTCAAGCGAGAGTTTTCCAATCTTTTTACCGGCGCGGATTCAAGTCCCAAGTTCGGGTATAATTCAATGAAATGATGAACCACAATCTAGTTCTAACTGAATTAATGAACTGGTTAGCCAGCTTAAAGGTAAAAACCTTAGCAATCGCGAGCAATTGCAAAACCTCCCTATGTTAGTCGCCCAAAAAATATTTCCGAATTCAAACAAGGGTACAGGAGCAGCTCAATTCCAACAAATAATTTTAAAAGAGTTACAAAGAAATATAAACCAAAAAGATACTATCAAATTTTCTTTGGGCAAACGTGAATCATTTTTTAATGACAAGGCTTTTGCTGCGATAGATAATTTGCAAGATTTACTATTTGCTTTTTATTCTTCTGCGGCGCTTGCAAATAACTGAAATAATTACCAACAAAGTGGAGCAAAACCAGCAATTGTATTTGAAAAAAGCGAGGCACCACTACTTCCCGAAAAGAAGGAAGACAAACTAAATGACAATGTTTATGCTTTAAAATTCCATTATGCAATTGGCTTTGACGATAATGCGGGTAAATTCAACCCCGATGTAATCAAATCTTCATCTCGCACAATTTATTTGCAAGTTTCTGGGGCTTCTCTCGAACAAGTTCGGGTGAAACGCGAGTTAAATGAAGCGCTTGCTAATGCTCCTTTAGGGCTGCAAAGTTTTTCTTTAGATCCTGAAAAATTTGGCGTATTCCAAAACCTTGCAAATTCTCTTGTGGAAAAAACAAAAACTGCTGTGATAAAACAAGATGAGGAAAAACCAAAAGATGATACCACAATTTGGGTGCATGATCCAATCAGAAAACCGGAAATGCCCCAAATTGAAAGCGCTCCTGAGCAGGATTGGTTTGAAGGTAAACTAACAAATAGTTTAATCCCAAACGAAAACCAAAATTCTGAGAAACCAAAACCCCAAAATGTTAATGTCTCAACTTTCGGGTCTGGCCTAGTAAGTCCATTTTTTGCAACTGAATTCCAAGAAGAAAAAGCCCTTGGTGGTAAAACAACAGATACACAGGCTTCCCAGTCAGAAAGTGTTGATAAAGAAGCTAAAATATTAAAGCAAAAACTTGCAATTTTACTTGGAAGTGAGTTTATCCAATACTATCAGCAAACAGATGCGAATGTCGAATTTGAAATTGTTAGCGTTTCCCGTATTAATGAAACAAGTTTTAAAGTCGAATTTAAGTTAGCTAAAAATATTAATGAGAATAACACAACCAATAAAGTTTTATCTGATGAGTCAATAACTTTGCTTATTAGTACAACTATCGAAGAGGCTCCAGAGTTTGCCGCCGAACCTAAGGTTTTTAACACTACCTGGGATAAGGTCTATAATCCTGCTAATCCCCTAGCAGCAACCACTAAGTTTAGTCTTGAATTCAAAGAAAAAATACCTTTAGATGCAAACGGGCACGTAAAAAGCGAATGGTTAGCAAAAATTCCGCTAGTTATCCACCAACAAGTGCTTAATTTAACTCCGCTAGTGCAAACAACCAAAGAAGTGGAACTGCAGCAAGGAAAAGTGTTAACAAATGTAATTCGAAAAGAAAAAGAAAGACAGGCTATTGAAGTTGCAACTAAATATGCTATTTTGAACCCATTGACGCGAATTCACAGACTTTCATTAAATAATCAAGCAAATCCCGAAACAAATATAAAAATCAAAAATATTAATGTAGTCAATGGTACAAAGCTTGAATTCGACCTCTGGACTAATAACCTAAAGCGGCTAATAAATGCTCCAATAACATTTGGGAATTATAACCCCTTTTTAATTTGAAATAGCAATAAAGCTCTTTATGAAAAAGTCAAAGAGCAGTTTGTAAAGGGAATAAACCCGCAAGTTCAAAGCGCTGATTTTAATATCTCGCTCATCTCCATTAAAGAAAATGGCAAAAAACAAAACGAAAAGTATCTAATGATAAAGCCAAAATATATAGTTGAGCGGGCAGTTGGGGTCCCCTGAACAACAGGTTATGATAATTATTCCGGAAAACAAAATGAAATCAGTACCACCAAACCCTCAAAACAGAGTAATAATGGTAAAGATTTTATTGATGCTTTGGCTTTAAGAAATACCGAATATGCAAACAAATGAGGATTATCTGTTAAAATATTCGACCCCGCTAACGAGTTAGCGTCAATCAAAGATTCAACCGCGCGAAAAGGTGAGGAAAAACTCCTAGCGTCTTATGATTTATATAAAAGTTACGAAGCCAACGAAAAGCAAAAAATCGCAAAAGGCTGAACAAACATCCACCCAGATCAACAACCGCTGCAAGGCAATAAGCAAGAGCTTCCAGATAATTATTTAAATCTTATTCTTAACCAACCTTGAAGAGTAACTTTATATAATTCAAGTGATTTTGTCACAAATTTATTTCGCAAACCCGATAGTAGGTCCAAACTTAAAAATGTTATCGCAAGGCAAATTAACAATAATTACGCAAGTTGAGGGACAGCTTATTTAACATTCTGGTATCCAAAAGAAGTAATTGCAGCCCAACCAAATATAATAAGCGCTAATATTGATCAAGTGCTAATTAAGGATTATAAAGAAATTAGTGAAAATAAAAAACTTATAGCCCCAAACATTACCAGATGATGGCCAAACATCCAAAATTCAAAAGAACTTTTTCTCTTACCAACTTTTAATAAAAGCAAACAAACACCCACTTCTTCTTCTTCTAATAATACCCCACAATGAACTAAAATAAAACAAGGTTTTACTTTACAAGCATTAAAATCTAGATTTAATCGTAAATCTAGAACGTTTGTGTTAACCACAAACGCGCCAATCCCCCTTACTAAATACGATGTCTATCTTAAAAAAGGAGATTGAAGATTAGTATTTCAAAATGATGAAAATCAGTTAGCAATGCTTCGGGTAGACCAACAACAGCAAAACGATAAAAACGATAAAAATAAATGAATTAAATTTAAAGTAACAATTCCTAGAGAAATGTTTACATCAAATATAAGGTTTGTCGGCGTTCTTCAAGTAACAAGTCAACAAATGTTATGGTTACCGGTGATAAACTCATCCGTTATCTACGATTTTTATGCCGGAACCGGGGATTCTTCTGATCCAAAGAATATCAGTACTTTTGATAAAGTAAAAACAATAGCTCTTACCAATAACGCTTTTGATAATGTCTTTAAAGAGTTTAATATTTCAAAAAAGGTTGTTGAATAG
- a CDS encoding phosphoglycerate kinase, translating into MIPTYKNKKFIDEINFFDKIVLLRVDFNVPILNGHITSTKRIIASLKTIKKITNDGGRLVILSHLGRIKTKDDLEKKSLRLVAEKLEQISGLDIKFIPYNRGQEVENAIQKLENGQILLLENTRFQDLNNKAESKNDPELGKYWASLGDIFINDAFGTLHRAHASNVGIATYIQESGIGYLVKEELDSLSKLIFAPKKPFYAIIGGAKISDKIGIISTLLEKADKVLIGGGMGYTFKKALGYKIGLSICEDDKLKLALDLMQKYPDKLVLPLDAALAPEFKDVEPIYNEENPLEIPDHLEGMDIGPLTIKLFEDQLKDAKTVLWNGTLGVAEFKNFANGTREVAKIIAKIPNCYSVIGGGDSVAAIEAENLTKSFSHISTGGGASISFIEKGDLIGLGPIQEKDDNKPKTL; encoded by the coding sequence ATGATACCAACCTATAAAAATAAAAAATTTATTGATGAGATTAATTTTTTTGACAAAATTGTGCTTTTACGCGTTGATTTTAATGTGCCAATTTTAAATGGGCATATAACATCAACAAAACGAATTATCGCGAGTCTTAAAACTATTAAAAAAATCACTAATGATGGCGGTAGATTAGTGATTTTATCTCATCTTGGACGTATTAAAACCAAAGATGATCTTGAAAAAAAATCACTACGTCTTGTTGCTGAAAAATTAGAACAAATTTCTGGTTTAGATATTAAATTTATCCCTTATAACCGCGGACAAGAAGTCGAAAATGCAATTCAAAAACTAGAAAATGGACAAATTTTGCTCCTTGAAAATACAAGATTTCAAGATCTAAATAACAAAGCTGAATCAAAAAACGACCCTGAATTAGGTAAGTATTGAGCCTCACTTGGTGATATTTTTATCAACGATGCCTTCGGAACTTTACATCGCGCTCATGCCTCAAATGTTGGAATTGCAACATATATCCAAGAATCAGGAATTGGTTATTTAGTAAAAGAAGAATTAGATTCACTTTCAAAACTAATTTTCGCCCCAAAAAAACCTTTTTATGCAATTATTGGTGGGGCGAAAATATCCGATAAAATCGGCATAATTTCCACTTTATTAGAAAAAGCTGATAAAGTTCTAATCGGCGGTGGCATGGGTTATACTTTCAAAAAAGCACTAGGTTATAAAATTGGCCTTTCAATTTGCGAAGATGATAAACTCAAACTTGCATTAGATTTAATGCAAAAATATCCTGATAAATTAGTTTTACCACTTGATGCTGCCCTAGCTCCTGAATTTAAAGATGTAGAGCCAATTTATAATGAAGAAAATCCTTTAGAAATTCCCGATCATTTAGAAGGAATGGATATTGGGCCTTTGACAATCAAATTATTCGAAGATCAACTAAAAGATGCAAAAACAGTGTTATGAAATGGGACTTTAGGTGTTGCCGAATTTAAAAATTTCGCTAATGGAACAAGGGAAGTTGCCAAAATTATTGCAAAAATTCCTAATTGTTATAGCGTCATTGGCGGTGGAGATTCAGTTGCTGCAATCGAAGCCGAAAATCTTACAAAATCATTTTCCCATATTTCAACTGGCGGAGGCGCTTCAATTAGTTTTATTGAAAAAGGCGATTTAATTGGCCTTGGACCAATTCAGGAAAAAGATGATAATAAACCAAAAACACTATAA
- a CDS encoding type I phosphomannose isomerase catalytic subunit, whose translation MKKYLFFLKPYLKETIWAGNRLKKHLKTSRKIGEAWLISAYKNAESVIDNLPLSKFYQKNPDFFKNYPKKIYPNLLKIIDAGKKLSLQVHPDDKMAQNFNSLGKDEAWFVIAESKNPFIIGAKSDNFISEIGKINKENLLNFTNLHNLARGDLAYISAGIIHSIPEGALVFEIQQNSDLTFRIYDFDRYDLNGKKRELHLDLAIKATKAKLKPLIVKKNTEKQQVLIKNKFFNLKRVSINSVFSLLPDSNVFWFEIIIISGEGRVEGFCFKTFDAILISGQIKKVIRFFAKNAIILVNEIRENNF comes from the coding sequence ATGAAAAAATACCTTTTTTTCCTAAAACCTTATCTTAAAGAAACAATTTGAGCCGGTAATAGGCTCAAAAAACACTTAAAAACTAGTAGAAAAATTGGTGAAGCCTGACTAATTTCGGCTTACAAAAACGCTGAATCAGTTATTGACAATTTACCTTTATCGAAATTTTATCAAAAAAATCCTGATTTTTTTAAAAATTACCCAAAAAAAATTTACCCTAATTTGCTTAAAATTATTGACGCTGGTAAAAAACTAAGTTTACAAGTTCATCCTGATGATAAAATGGCACAAAATTTTAACAGTTTAGGTAAAGACGAGGCTTGGTTTGTAATTGCTGAGAGTAAAAACCCTTTTATAATTGGCGCAAAGTCAGATAATTTTATTAGTGAAATTGGTAAAATAAATAAAGAGAATTTGCTAAATTTTACTAATTTACATAATTTAGCAAGGGGAGATCTCGCTTATATTAGCGCGGGAATTATTCATTCAATTCCAGAAGGCGCGCTTGTTTTTGAAATACAACAAAACAGTGATTTAACTTTTCGCATTTATGATTTTGACCGGTATGACCTTAACGGAAAAAAAAGGGAACTTCACCTTGATTTAGCAATAAAAGCAACAAAAGCTAAGCTAAAACCTTTGATTGTTAAAAAAAACACAGAAAAACAACAAGTTTTAATAAAAAACAAGTTTTTTAATTTAAAAAGAGTATCAATTAATTCAGTTTTTAGTTTATTACCAGATTCTAATGTTTTTTGGTTTGAGATTATTATAATTTCAGGCGAAGGTAGAGTTGAGGGTTTTTGTTTTAAAACTTTTGATGCAATATTAATTAGCGGACAAATTAAAAAAGTTATTCGCTTTTTTGCAAAAAATGCAATAATTTTAGTTAACGAAATTAGAGAAAATAACTTCTAA